In a single window of the Dinghuibacter silviterrae genome:
- the gwsS gene encoding grasp-with-spasm system SPASM domain peptide maturase, with the protein MTETSVIALYENCIPVKGARRSIICDLFYQTYMFIPNVLYEILTVHRHRTVGDVKAAYGGQHDAAIESYFAEVIARGYAQECTPEEAGRFPALNPHWERPELITNAILDIDPQDPYDLSKAIKELVSVGCKAVQVRIFNEASPAFLGSVLTLFDRTPIEHIELLLKHSPLLEDQALLALCRPFPRVNAITLHSGPETPPTDYNRAGLTVTRVAREIRSSSHCGVINPAFFNVTLENFLESHRFNSCLHKKISIDVHGQVKNCPSMEKSYGHISETRFLDVLDLEGFQDLWTVTKDQVDVCRQCEFRYICTDCRVYTSPEGKPSKCSYDPFTATWA; encoded by the coding sequence GTGACTGAAACCTCCGTCATCGCCTTGTACGAAAACTGTATCCCGGTAAAGGGAGCAAGGCGCAGCATTATATGCGATCTCTTTTACCAAACCTATATGTTTATCCCCAATGTCCTCTACGAGATCCTGACCGTACACCGGCACCGGACCGTCGGCGACGTCAAGGCGGCCTACGGAGGTCAACACGACGCGGCGATAGAAAGTTATTTTGCGGAGGTCATCGCCAGGGGATATGCTCAGGAGTGTACCCCGGAGGAAGCCGGCCGTTTCCCCGCGCTGAACCCCCATTGGGAAAGACCTGAGCTCATCACGAACGCCATCCTCGACATCGACCCCCAAGATCCGTACGACCTGTCCAAGGCCATCAAGGAACTGGTATCCGTGGGCTGCAAGGCCGTACAGGTACGGATTTTCAACGAAGCATCCCCGGCCTTTCTGGGGTCCGTCCTGACCCTTTTCGACCGTACGCCCATAGAGCATATCGAACTATTGCTAAAGCACAGCCCCCTGCTGGAAGACCAGGCGCTGCTGGCCCTTTGCCGTCCTTTTCCCCGCGTCAACGCGATCACCCTGCACTCCGGTCCCGAAACACCCCCCACGGATTATAACCGGGCGGGTCTGACGGTAACCCGCGTGGCCCGGGAAATCCGGTCCTCCTCGCATTGCGGGGTCATCAATCCGGCCTTTTTCAACGTCACCCTGGAAAACTTCCTGGAATCCCACCGGTTCAATTCCTGCCTGCACAAAAAGATCTCCATCGACGTCCACGGCCAGGTGAAGAACTGTCCCAGTATGGAAAAGTCCTACGGACATATTTCGGAGACCCGCTTTCTAGACGTCCTGGACTTGGAAGGATTCCAGGATTTGTGGACCGTTACCAAGGACCAGGTCGACGTTTGCCGGCAATGCGAGTTCCGGTATATCTGTACCGATTGCCGGGTGTATACTTCACCAGAGGGCAAGCCGTCGAAGTGTAGCTATGACCCCTTTACCGCTACCTGGGCTTAA
- the gwsG gene encoding grasp-with-spasm system ATP-grasp peptide maturase has translation MILILSSPTDHSTNRVSEWITRLGGHYIRLNDTLLYNADTPFDYGYRNGTEDVGLTVSGYSFRLSDIHIVWYRRWTSRDYLRGLHELTENKEWASNLVRHISVEIQTAGQFFLHLLRHKQWLDPPKATGAVRKHEVLTMAVEEGLLIPNTLVTNHRERAQSFLLENRRIVSKPLSEITFYNSDDFEFLCYTREIAEEDLLKLPAFFYPTLFQQLIERKLEIRTFYLDGECFSMAIFSGEGSKMDFRDLDMNRPVRMAPYRLPQPVEASIRRLMDRLGLSTGSLDLMLSTEGRLYFLEVNPVGQFGMTSYPCNYQLDKKIAEYLIAHDQ, from the coding sequence ATGATACTAATCTTATCAAGCCCCACAGACCACTCCACCAACCGGGTCTCCGAATGGATAACCAGGCTGGGCGGGCATTACATAAGATTAAACGACACCCTTCTCTACAACGCGGATACTCCCTTCGATTATGGCTACCGGAATGGAACGGAGGATGTAGGCCTAACCGTGAGCGGTTACAGCTTTCGCCTTTCCGATATTCATATCGTATGGTACCGGAGATGGACAAGCCGGGATTATCTCCGAGGTCTTCACGAACTTACCGAGAACAAGGAATGGGCCTCGAACCTTGTGCGCCATATTTCCGTCGAAATCCAAACCGCCGGGCAGTTCTTTTTACACCTGCTGCGGCACAAGCAATGGCTGGACCCGCCGAAAGCCACCGGAGCTGTCCGCAAACACGAAGTACTGACGATGGCTGTGGAGGAAGGGTTGCTCATACCCAATACCCTCGTAACGAACCATAGGGAACGGGCGCAATCTTTTCTCCTGGAAAACCGAAGGATCGTATCCAAACCCCTGTCGGAGATCACTTTTTACAACAGCGATGACTTCGAGTTCCTTTGTTACACCCGGGAGATCGCCGAAGAAGACCTGCTGAAGCTGCCCGCTTTTTTTTACCCGACGCTTTTTCAACAATTGATCGAACGGAAGCTGGAGATCCGGACGTTCTACCTGGATGGCGAATGTTTTTCGATGGCCATTTTTTCAGGGGAAGGATCGAAAATGGATTTCAGGGACCTCGACATGAACCGGCCGGTCCGGATGGCGCCCTACCGCCTGCCCCAACCGGTCGAAGCCTCCATACGGCGGTTGATGGACCGCCTTGGGCTTTCCACGGGCTCCCTGGATTTGATGCTGTCCACCGAAGGCCGGCTGTATTTCCTGGAGGTGAATCCTGTGGGTCAGTTTGGCATGACCTCCTATCCTTGCAATTATCAATTGGATAAAAAAATCGCTGAATACCTGATCGCGCATGACCAATGA
- a CDS encoding peptidase domain-containing ABC transporter, translating into MRFRFYKQLDAMDCGPTCLRMIARHHGKVFSLQEIRSQCTVTREGISFFSLEEAAGKLGFRTRCSRVTPETLLEKAPLPCIIHWTQNHFVVFVSKRERHGQVTGVQVADPAFGLLRYTVGEFLEKWERRNNQGVVMLLEPMPGEAQPASRPKRRGLALELLRKHWRPFRGLTVQLLLGLLIGSLIQLIFPFLTQSIVDIGIARKNLDFIYLVLLGQMMLFAGRISLEFIRSWILLHISTRINFSILSDFLVRLMRLPLSFFDAKRHGDIMQRFQDHTYIEAFLTNTTLNVVFSLINVLVFGVVLCFYSWLIFLIFLGGSILYGIWVALFLQYRRALNFKRFDYMSREQGNLIGLISGMQDIKLANAEVDKRWDWERLRAGLFRINVKVMASSQYQQVGGLFLNEGKNILITFLAAKLVLQGDITLGAMLSVQYIIGQLNAPVEQLVQFTQTAQDALISAERLNEIYTLEHEDVRSGEQTGDLPLDKSISIAGLQFRYPGTEAQARPVLNNIHLHIPEGRVTAIVGVSGSGKTTLLKLLLKFYNPHQGTICVGRENLASIRHAAWRSQCGVVMQDGFIFSDTVEGNVCIGDRNPDPARLDEALRIANIKSFVDTLPLGVHTMIGADGTGLSQGQKQRILIARAVYKDPRFICFDEATNSLDANNERAIMENLDRFFVGRTVVIVAHRLSTVRNAHNIVVLDGGEIVESGAHDVLVGKKGKYYELVKNQLELGT; encoded by the coding sequence ATGCGATTCCGATTTTACAAACAGCTCGACGCGATGGACTGCGGCCCCACCTGCCTCCGGATGATCGCGCGCCATCATGGGAAAGTCTTTTCCCTTCAGGAGATACGGTCACAATGTACGGTCACCCGGGAGGGCATTTCTTTTTTCTCTTTGGAAGAGGCCGCGGGCAAACTGGGTTTCCGGACGAGGTGCTCCAGGGTGACCCCGGAGACCCTTTTGGAAAAAGCGCCCCTTCCCTGTATTATTCACTGGACACAAAACCACTTTGTCGTGTTTGTCTCCAAACGCGAGCGTCATGGGCAAGTGACGGGCGTGCAGGTGGCAGACCCGGCCTTTGGTCTTCTCCGGTATACGGTCGGCGAATTTCTGGAGAAATGGGAGAGACGCAATAACCAGGGCGTCGTCATGCTCCTGGAACCGATGCCCGGTGAGGCGCAGCCGGCCTCCCGGCCCAAAAGGCGAGGGCTTGCCCTGGAACTGCTTCGCAAACACTGGCGGCCGTTCCGCGGGCTGACCGTTCAGTTGTTGCTGGGTTTGTTGATCGGGAGCCTGATCCAGTTGATTTTCCCCTTCCTGACCCAGTCCATCGTCGACATCGGGATTGCCCGGAAAAACCTGGATTTTATATACCTGGTATTGCTGGGACAGATGATGTTGTTTGCCGGCCGTATATCCCTTGAATTTATCCGCAGTTGGATCCTGCTGCACATCAGCACCCGCATCAATTTTTCCATCCTGTCGGACTTCCTGGTGCGGCTGATGCGGCTGCCCTTGTCTTTTTTCGACGCCAAACGGCATGGCGACATCATGCAACGCTTCCAGGACCATACCTACATCGAGGCGTTTCTGACCAATACTACCCTGAATGTCGTCTTTTCCCTGATCAATGTGCTTGTGTTTGGCGTGGTTCTTTGTTTTTATTCCTGGTTGATTTTCCTGATTTTTTTAGGCGGAAGCATCCTCTATGGTATTTGGGTGGCCTTGTTCCTGCAATACAGGCGCGCCTTGAACTTTAAGCGCTTTGACTATATGTCGAGGGAGCAGGGCAACCTCATCGGGTTGATCAGCGGCATGCAGGATATCAAGCTGGCCAACGCCGAGGTCGACAAACGCTGGGACTGGGAGCGGTTGCGGGCCGGTCTTTTCCGTATCAACGTAAAGGTCATGGCGTCCAGCCAGTATCAACAGGTGGGCGGCCTGTTTCTGAATGAAGGCAAAAACATCCTGATCACCTTCCTGGCGGCCAAGCTGGTGCTCCAGGGGGACATTACCTTAGGCGCCATGTTGTCCGTGCAATACATCATCGGCCAGCTCAACGCCCCGGTCGAACAACTGGTCCAGTTTACGCAAACGGCGCAGGACGCCCTCATCAGCGCGGAACGCCTGAACGAGATCTACACCCTGGAACACGAGGACGTCCGGTCCGGAGAACAGACCGGCGACCTGCCCCTTGATAAAAGCATATCCATCGCCGGTCTTCAATTCCGGTATCCCGGCACCGAGGCCCAGGCCAGACCCGTGCTGAACAACATTCACCTGCACATTCCGGAAGGGCGGGTGACCGCCATTGTTGGCGTCAGCGGCAGCGGAAAAACCACGTTGCTCAAGCTACTGCTCAAATTCTACAATCCTCACCAGGGGACGATCTGCGTCGGCCGGGAAAACCTGGCCAGTATCCGGCACGCCGCCTGGAGAAGCCAGTGCGGGGTCGTCATGCAAGACGGGTTTATCTTTTCGGATACCGTCGAGGGAAACGTCTGTATCGGCGACCGGAATCCCGATCCCGCCCGCCTGGACGAGGCGCTCCGGATCGCCAACATCAAATCGTTCGTCGACACCCTTCCCCTCGGGGTACATACCATGATCGGCGCCGATGGTACCGGTCTCAGCCAGGGGCAGAAACAACGGATCCTCATTGCCCGGGCCGTGTACAAGGACCCCCGGTTTATCTGTTTCGACGAGGCGACCAATTCCCTCGACGCCAACAACGAACGCGCCATTATGGAAAACCTGGACCGGTTTTTTGTGGGGCGGACCGTCGTCATCGTCGCACACCGGCTGAGCACCGTTCGCAACGCACACA